A genomic stretch from Thermomonospora umbrina includes:
- a CDS encoding ATP-binding cassette domain-containing protein, whose product MIADRSAIVARGMGVRRGGRWLLRPADFDVTGGVIGVAGPPSTGKSTLLATFATLRRPHAGALGILGHDTGNAHGIRTVRARIGFLPDRFSWAQGFTVAEFVSYSAYYKRVPAAAGRAMLERLEIGEVAATELSLLPPEVRLRAGLAATCVHEPDLVLLDEPFAGLGEAEMNALIPLLCSLAPTVVVTACGLGELTGWCDRVFVLGRGRLTEPAADPYRAPPPVVVGGRPGRLVLGSGACV is encoded by the coding sequence ATGATCGCGGATCGTTCCGCGATCGTGGCCCGCGGGATGGGTGTCCGCCGCGGGGGGCGGTGGCTGCTGCGCCCGGCCGACTTCGACGTCACCGGGGGTGTGATCGGCGTGGCCGGTCCGCCCAGCACGGGCAAGTCCACCCTGCTGGCCACGTTCGCGACTCTGCGCCGGCCTCATGCCGGCGCTCTCGGAATTCTTGGACATGACACCGGAAACGCACACGGAATTCGCACCGTGCGGGCCCGGATAGGTTTTCTGCCCGACCGCTTCTCGTGGGCGCAGGGTTTCACGGTGGCCGAGTTCGTGTCCTACTCGGCCTATTACAAACGGGTGCCCGCCGCGGCCGGTCGGGCGATGCTGGAAAGGCTGGAGATCGGTGAGGTCGCGGCCACCGAGCTGTCGCTGCTGCCGCCGGAGGTGCGGCTGCGCGCCGGGCTGGCCGCCACCTGCGTGCACGAGCCGGACCTGGTGCTGCTGGACGAGCCGTTCGCGGGGCTGGGCGAAGCGGAGATGAACGCGCTGATCCCGCTCCTGTGCTCGTTGGCGCCCACGGTGGTGGTCACGGCGTGCGGGCTGGGCGAGTTGACCGGCTGGTGCGACCGGGTGTTCGTGCTGGGCCGGGGCAGGCTGACCGAGCCGGCCGCGGACCCGTACCGCGCCCCGCCGCCCGTCGTGGTCGGCGGGCGTCCCGGGCGGTTGGTCCTCGGCAGCGGCGCCTGTGTCTGA
- a CDS encoding OmpA family protein, which produces MITRVASTAAVAATGFALLAGTAVADPTPTPSAAAWPEPGHGPDGKAAAEGTPRTITVPPPGTLQENRKPYTPIEETTEGGRRSFTLQADVLFKSGSADLSDASERYLAEVAAKLKGGSVTGEVKVVGHTDDVDAPDRNLTLSRQRAESVIQALQPQLANTGITLVAEGKGETEPRDRGTTPQARQRNRRVSIVYGQANAQAPAADPRYITVPITEPAPDPGLRPLPGEPAPLASVQRTINAVWTVRLDVVELGRTGRLLKIGYRVRLVSQQGTDGLNYASLFHGDLYTGTGHQAQLIDKRHGEALSPIITGQGSTLADRVGDGDDVGPVQYGWAYFPRPAQETGTLSFYVPALGTIDGLRVK; this is translated from the coding sequence ATGATCACCCGCGTCGCGTCCACCGCCGCCGTCGCCGCCACCGGGTTCGCGCTGCTCGCCGGAACGGCCGTCGCCGACCCCACGCCCACGCCGTCCGCCGCCGCGTGGCCCGAGCCCGGCCACGGGCCCGACGGCAAGGCGGCCGCCGAGGGCACGCCCCGGACGATCACCGTCCCGCCTCCGGGGACCCTCCAGGAGAACCGCAAGCCGTACACGCCGATCGAGGAGACCACCGAGGGCGGGCGCAGGTCGTTCACCCTCCAGGCCGACGTGCTGTTCAAGTCCGGCAGCGCGGATCTGTCGGACGCCTCCGAGCGCTACCTCGCCGAGGTCGCCGCCAAGCTCAAGGGCGGGAGCGTCACCGGCGAGGTCAAGGTGGTGGGCCACACCGACGACGTCGACGCGCCGGACAGGAACCTCACGCTGTCCCGGCAGCGCGCCGAGTCGGTCATCCAGGCGCTGCAGCCGCAGCTCGCCAACACCGGCATCACGCTGGTCGCCGAGGGCAAGGGCGAGACGGAGCCGCGCGACCGGGGCACCACCCCGCAGGCCCGTCAGCGCAACCGTCGGGTCTCGATCGTGTACGGGCAGGCCAACGCCCAGGCGCCGGCGGCCGACCCCCGCTACATCACCGTGCCGATCACCGAGCCCGCCCCCGACCCCGGACTCCGGCCGCTGCCGGGGGAGCCCGCGCCGCTGGCGTCCGTGCAGCGGACGATCAACGCCGTCTGGACGGTACGACTGGACGTGGTGGAGCTGGGCCGGACGGGCCGGCTGCTCAAGATCGGCTACCGGGTGCGGCTGGTGAGCCAACAGGGCACCGACGGGCTCAACTACGCGTCGCTGTTCCACGGCGACCTCTACACGGGCACCGGCCATCAGGCCCAGTTGATCGACAAACGGCACGGCGAGGCGCTGAGCCCGATCATCACCGGGCAGGGCTCGACGCTGGCCGACCGGGTCGGGGACGGCGACGACGTCGGCCCCGTCCAATACGGCTGGGCGTACTTCCCGCGACCCGCCCAGGAGACGGGGACGTTGTCGTTCTACGTTCCGGCCCTCGGGACCATCGACGGTCTCCGGGTCAAGTGA
- a CDS encoding DUF3817 domain-containing protein, giving the protein MRVFRIVSLLEATSFLLLLVASVLKRTADFPEGVTVLGPVHGVLFLVYVALAFMSRPQTRWSNGRLTLALIASVLPVAPYFVERKWLREVDETPAPSGA; this is encoded by the coding sequence GTGCGCGTCTTCCGTATCGTTTCGCTGCTGGAAGCGACCTCGTTCCTGCTGCTCCTCGTGGCCAGCGTGCTCAAGCGCACCGCGGACTTCCCGGAGGGCGTCACGGTCCTCGGGCCCGTTCACGGCGTGCTGTTCCTGGTCTACGTGGCGCTGGCGTTCATGTCGCGTCCGCAGACCCGCTGGAGCAACGGGCGGCTGACCCTCGCCCTGATCGCGTCGGTACTGCCGGTGGCGCCGTACTTCGTCGAGCGCAAGTGGCTGCGCGAGGTCGACGAGACACCCGCCCCCAGCGGCGCCTGA
- a CDS encoding AAA family ATPase has product MTALVVTISATFGAGGSVIGPAVAERLGLPFVDRAVPMTVADEIGCSLEEALVHDGRAEHGLARILAGAARLPGVTLGGMDVHLPDRDLVPEEEFIARTEKVIRRTADGDGGVILGRAAAAVLADRPRTLHVRLDGPADRRLDRVLRDLADEPDEPDEPGERDEAERRRSVRRLMDDNDRARAAYVKHFYRVDPASCRLYDLVIDATRLPSAAVVGLIADAARAL; this is encoded by the coding sequence GTGACCGCCCTGGTGGTGACGATCTCCGCGACGTTCGGCGCGGGCGGCAGCGTGATCGGGCCCGCCGTCGCCGAACGGCTCGGCCTGCCGTTCGTGGACCGGGCGGTGCCGATGACCGTGGCCGACGAGATCGGCTGCTCGCTGGAGGAGGCGCTGGTCCACGACGGCCGCGCCGAGCACGGCCTCGCGCGCATCCTGGCCGGGGCGGCCCGGCTGCCCGGCGTCACGCTCGGCGGCATGGACGTCCACCTCCCGGACCGCGATCTGGTGCCCGAGGAGGAGTTCATCGCCCGCACCGAGAAGGTCATCAGACGGACGGCGGACGGCGACGGCGGCGTCATCCTGGGCCGCGCCGCCGCCGCGGTGCTCGCCGACCGGCCCCGCACCCTGCACGTCCGGCTGGACGGGCCCGCCGACCGACGCCTGGACCGGGTCCTGCGCGACCTCGCGGACGAGCCGGACGAGCCGGACGAGCCGGGGGAGCGGGACGAGGCCGAGCGCCGCCGGTCCGTGCGGCGCCTCATGGACGACAACGACCGCGCCCGCGCCGCCTACGTCAAGCACTTCTACCGCGTCGACCCCGCCTCCTGCCGGCTGTACGACCTGGTGATCGACGCCACCCGGCTGCCCTCCGCCGCGGTGGTGGGGCTGATCGCCGACGCGGCCCGCGCTCTCTGA
- a CDS encoding DUF4230 domain-containing protein: MLIGANALDLTPDWLNPFGVETKDRTGPAVLKSIRDLSRYEAASGNFQVIVDLEKDAKFLPGAVRGNRTLFVGVGAVDAYVDFSRMANGAVTVNEERTVASVRLPRARLEQANLDPKRSYVFATQRGLLDRIGGVFSANPNDQRQLYVLAAQRIQAAATESGLRERADQNTRQMLESLLRSLGFTTVTVTITDAP; encoded by the coding sequence GTGCTGATCGGCGCGAACGCTCTGGACCTGACACCGGACTGGCTCAACCCGTTCGGCGTGGAGACCAAGGACCGCACCGGTCCGGCCGTGCTCAAGTCGATCCGGGACCTGTCCCGCTACGAGGCGGCGAGCGGCAACTTCCAGGTCATCGTGGACCTGGAGAAGGACGCGAAGTTCCTGCCCGGCGCGGTCCGCGGCAACCGCACCCTGTTCGTGGGCGTGGGGGCGGTCGACGCGTACGTCGACTTCTCCCGGATGGCGAACGGCGCGGTCACCGTCAACGAGGAGCGCACCGTCGCCTCCGTGCGACTGCCGCGGGCCCGGCTCGAACAGGCCAACCTCGATCCCAAGCGGAGCTACGTGTTCGCCACCCAGCGCGGGCTGCTCGACCGGATCGGCGGGGTGTTCAGCGCCAACCCGAACGACCAGCGGCAGCTCTACGTGCTGGCCGCCCAGCGGATCCAGGCGGCCGCCACGGAGAGCGGTCTGCGCGAGCGCGCCGATCAGAACACCCGGCAGATGCTGGAGAGCCTGCTCAGGTCGTTGGGCTTCACGACCGTCACGGTCACGATCACGGACGCCCCGTGA
- a CDS encoding YqgE/AlgH family protein: MDDGIAVGRLLVATPQLDDPNFRRSVVLVVEHDTVEGTLGVVLNRPTEVPVDRVLPPWAELATGPSVVFQGGPVALDSALALARIPGEDEPLGWRALDGDTDVGRVGLVDLDAPPGLISAEVIQLRVFAGYAGWGVGQLESEVDDGAWYVLPGEAGDVFAADPERLWQAVLRRQSGDLAFVATFPEDPSLN; encoded by the coding sequence ATGGACGACGGCATCGCGGTGGGGCGCCTGCTCGTGGCGACCCCTCAGCTCGACGATCCCAACTTCCGGCGCAGTGTCGTCCTGGTCGTCGAGCACGACACGGTCGAGGGCACGCTGGGAGTGGTGCTCAACCGGCCGACCGAGGTGCCCGTCGACCGGGTGCTGCCGCCGTGGGCCGAGCTGGCCACCGGCCCCAGCGTGGTGTTCCAGGGCGGTCCGGTCGCGCTGGACAGCGCGCTGGCGCTGGCCCGGATCCCCGGCGAGGACGAGCCGCTGGGCTGGCGGGCGCTGGACGGCGACACCGACGTGGGTCGGGTCGGACTGGTCGACCTGGACGCCCCGCCGGGACTGATCTCGGCGGAGGTGATCCAGTTGCGGGTGTTCGCGGGGTACGCGGGCTGGGGTGTGGGCCAACTGGAGTCGGAGGTCGACGACGGCGCCTGGTACGTGCTGCCGGGCGAGGCGGGGGACGTCTTCGCCGCCGACCCGGAGCGGCTGTGGCAGGCGGTGCTCCGGCGACAGTCCGGCGACCTGGCCTTCGTCGCCACGTTTCCGGAGGATCCCAGCCTCAACTAG
- a CDS encoding acetyl-CoA C-acetyltransferase: MPANSVIVAGARTPVGRLLGSLKDFTAADLGGLAIKAALERAGIAGDRVQYVIMGQVLQAGAGQIPSRQAAVKAGIPMTVPSLTINKVCLSGLDAIALADQLIRAGEFDIVVAGGMESMTNAPHLLPKSRSGFKYGSVEVLDHMAHDGLTDAFDGIPMGESTEGHNTRLGLTRAEQDAFAARSHQRAAAAIKNGVFEDEIVPVEVPQRKGDPVVFDTDEGVRADTTVEGLARLRPAFAKDGTITAGSSSQISDGACAVVVMSAAKAAELGLTPLAEIGAHGNVAGPDNSLQSQPANAIEHALAKEGLGVDALDLIEINEAFAAVAVQSMRDLGVDAERVNVNGGAIALGHPIGMSGARLVLHLAHELRRRGGGVGAAALCGGGGQGDALILRVPSA; this comes from the coding sequence ATGCCCGCGAACTCCGTGATCGTCGCCGGAGCCCGTACCCCCGTCGGCCGCCTGCTCGGCTCCCTCAAGGACTTCACCGCCGCCGATCTGGGCGGCCTGGCCATCAAGGCGGCCCTGGAGCGCGCCGGGATCGCCGGCGACCGGGTGCAGTACGTGATCATGGGACAGGTGCTGCAGGCCGGCGCCGGACAGATCCCGTCCCGCCAGGCCGCCGTCAAGGCGGGCATCCCGATGACCGTGCCGTCGCTGACGATCAACAAGGTCTGTCTGTCCGGGCTGGACGCCATCGCGCTGGCCGACCAGCTCATCCGGGCCGGCGAGTTCGACATCGTGGTGGCCGGCGGCATGGAGTCCATGACCAACGCCCCCCACCTGCTGCCGAAGTCCCGGTCGGGCTTCAAGTACGGCTCGGTCGAGGTCCTCGACCACATGGCCCACGACGGCCTCACCGACGCCTTCGACGGCATCCCGATGGGCGAGTCCACCGAGGGGCACAACACGCGGCTGGGGCTGACCCGCGCCGAGCAGGACGCGTTCGCCGCCCGTTCGCATCAGCGCGCCGCCGCCGCGATCAAGAACGGGGTGTTCGAGGACGAGATCGTGCCCGTGGAGGTGCCGCAGCGCAAGGGCGACCCGGTGGTCTTCGACACCGACGAGGGCGTGCGGGCCGACACGACCGTCGAGGGGCTGGCCCGGCTGCGTCCCGCGTTCGCCAAGGACGGCACCATCACCGCCGGGTCGTCCTCGCAGATCTCCGACGGGGCCTGCGCGGTCGTGGTGATGTCGGCGGCCAAGGCGGCGGAGCTGGGGCTCACCCCGCTGGCCGAGATCGGCGCCCACGGCAACGTGGCCGGTCCGGACAACTCCCTGCAGTCCCAGCCGGCCAACGCGATCGAGCACGCCCTCGCCAAGGAGGGCCTCGGCGTCGACGCGCTGGACCTCATCGAGATCAACGAGGCGTTCGCCGCGGTGGCCGTCCAGTCGATGCGCGACCTGGGCGTCGACGCGGAGAGGGTCAACGTCAACGGCGGGGCGATCGCCCTGGGCCACCCCATCGGCATGTCCGGCGCGCGGCTCGTCCTGCACCTGGCCCACGAGCTGCGGCGACGCGGCGGGGGAGTGGGCGCGGCGGCGCTGTGCGGCGGCGGCGGTCAGGGCGACGCGCTGATCCTCCGCGTGCCCTCGGCCTGA
- a CDS encoding NAD-dependent malic enzyme: MASVPSVSYSITVRLEVPAGGRAVSQITHVVENAGGIVTALDVNTAAHETLRIDVTIATRDTEHAEAIVAVVEAIEGVRIHKVSDRTFLMHLGGKIEMRSKVPLRTRDELSMAYTPGVARVSLAIARNPEDARRLTVKRNSVAVVTDGSAVLGLGNIGPEAALPVMEGKAALFKRFADIDAWPICLDTQDTDEIVRTVQIIAPGFGGINLEDISAPRCFEVEARLRELLDIPVFHDDQHGTAICVLAALTNALRVVGKDLADVRIAMAGAGAAGTAILKLLLHAGARDVIVNDYHGAVHRGRDDLDDSLRWIADHTNADGYAGDLRGAVKDADVFIGVSAPGILTGDDVATMNEDAIVFALANPEPEVSPDAAREHAAVVATGRSDYPNQINNVLAFPGVFRGLLDAQADGVSQGMLLAAAQALAAVVTDDELGPNYIVPSVFHPDVTQAVAAAVREAAGGRPRTEG; encoded by the coding sequence GTGGCCAGCGTGCCGAGCGTGTCGTATTCGATCACCGTGCGGCTGGAGGTGCCGGCCGGAGGCCGGGCCGTCAGCCAGATCACCCACGTCGTGGAGAACGCCGGGGGCATCGTCACCGCTCTCGACGTGAACACGGCGGCGCACGAGACGCTGCGCATCGACGTCACGATCGCCACCCGCGACACCGAGCACGCCGAGGCGATCGTGGCCGTCGTCGAGGCGATCGAGGGCGTGCGGATCCACAAAGTCAGCGACCGCACCTTCCTGATGCACCTCGGCGGCAAGATCGAGATGCGCTCCAAGGTGCCGCTGCGCACCCGCGACGAGCTGTCCATGGCGTACACGCCGGGGGTCGCGCGGGTCAGCCTGGCGATCGCCCGCAACCCCGAGGACGCGCGCCGGCTGACCGTCAAGCGCAACAGCGTCGCGGTCGTCACCGACGGCTCGGCGGTGCTGGGGCTGGGCAACATCGGCCCCGAGGCCGCGCTGCCGGTCATGGAGGGCAAGGCGGCGCTGTTCAAACGGTTCGCCGACATCGACGCCTGGCCGATCTGCCTCGACACCCAGGACACCGACGAGATCGTCCGGACGGTGCAGATCATCGCCCCCGGATTCGGCGGCATCAACCTGGAGGACATCTCCGCGCCCCGCTGCTTCGAGGTGGAGGCCCGGCTGCGCGAGCTGCTCGACATCCCGGTCTTCCACGACGACCAGCACGGCACCGCGATCTGCGTGCTGGCCGCGCTGACCAACGCGCTGCGGGTGGTCGGCAAGGATCTGGCCGACGTGCGGATCGCCATGGCGGGCGCCGGCGCGGCGGGCACCGCGATCCTGAAGCTGCTGCTGCACGCCGGGGCCCGGGACGTGATCGTCAACGACTACCACGGGGCCGTGCACCGGGGCCGCGACGACCTCGACGACTCGCTGCGCTGGATCGCCGACCACACCAACGCCGACGGCTACGCCGGCGACCTGCGCGGCGCGGTCAAGGACGCCGACGTGTTCATCGGGGTGTCCGCGCCCGGCATCCTCACCGGCGACGACGTGGCCACCATGAACGAGGACGCGATCGTGTTCGCGCTGGCCAATCCCGAGCCCGAGGTCTCCCCGGACGCCGCCCGCGAGCACGCCGCCGTGGTCGCCACCGGCCGCAGCGACTACCCCAACCAGATCAACAACGTGCTGGCCTTCCCCGGCGTGTTCCGGGGGCTGCTGGACGCCCAGGCCGACGGGGTCTCCCAGGGGATGCTGCTGGCCGCCGCGCAGGCGCTGGCCGCCGTGGTGACCGACGACGAGCTGGGCCCCAACTACATCGTGCCGAGCGTGTTCCACCCGGACGTGACGCAGGCGGTGGCCGCCGCCGTCCGCGAGGCGGCCGGCGGGCGGCCCCGCACCGAGGGCTAG
- a CDS encoding tetratricopeptide repeat protein, which produces MPSRDFSLHGAIDLGARQAAAKKQQERKAATANANAAGADAGATYVVDVTDQTFNAEVVERSRTVPVLVDFWAEWCGPCKQLGPILEKLAAEAAGQWILAKVDIDANPQLAAYMQQMGVRGIPFVAVVVAGQLMPFLNGAAPESQVRSAIGQLFEALRQEGILPEDGGPEPAAAGGVPEPEDDPVFAEAQDALQRGDLAAAKDAFQRILDVSPQDADARRGLTLVELSERVGALDVEQVLRDAADAPGDAVLQTRAADVEMLTGRIDAAFERLVAAVRRTAGDDRETVRKHLLTLFEVLPGDDPRVGRARRSLQAALF; this is translated from the coding sequence ATGCCTTCTCGGGACTTTTCGTTGCACGGGGCCATCGATCTCGGCGCCCGCCAGGCCGCCGCCAAGAAGCAGCAGGAGCGGAAGGCCGCCACCGCGAACGCGAACGCGGCCGGGGCGGACGCCGGCGCGACCTACGTCGTGGACGTCACCGACCAGACCTTCAACGCCGAGGTCGTCGAGCGGTCCCGCACCGTCCCGGTGCTGGTGGACTTCTGGGCCGAGTGGTGCGGACCCTGCAAGCAGCTCGGCCCGATCCTGGAGAAGCTGGCCGCCGAGGCCGCCGGTCAGTGGATCCTGGCCAAGGTCGACATCGACGCCAACCCGCAGCTCGCCGCCTACATGCAGCAGATGGGGGTGCGCGGCATCCCGTTCGTGGCCGTCGTGGTCGCCGGTCAGCTCATGCCGTTCCTGAACGGCGCCGCCCCGGAGTCCCAGGTGCGCAGCGCCATCGGCCAGCTCTTCGAGGCGCTCCGCCAAGAGGGCATCCTGCCCGAGGACGGCGGCCCCGAGCCCGCCGCCGCCGGCGGCGTGCCCGAGCCCGAGGACGACCCGGTTTTCGCCGAGGCGCAGGACGCCCTGCAGCGCGGCGACCTCGCCGCCGCCAAGGACGCCTTCCAGCGGATCCTGGACGTCTCGCCGCAGGACGCCGACGCCCGACGCGGGCTGACGCTGGTCGAGCTGAGCGAGCGGGTCGGCGCGCTCGACGTCGAGCAGGTCCTGCGCGACGCGGCGGACGCGCCCGGCGACGCGGTGCTGCAGACGCGGGCCGCCGACGTCGAGATGCTCACCGGCCGGATCGACGCCGCCTTCGAGCGGCTGGTCGCCGCCGTCCGGCGCACCGCGGGCGACGATCGCGAGACCGTCCGCAAGCACCTGCTGACCCTGTTCGAGGTGCTCCCCGGCGACGACCCCCGGGTCGGCAGGGCCCGGCGCTCCCTGCAGGCCGCCCTGTTCTGA
- the mce gene encoding methylmalonyl-CoA epimerase has translation MLTRIDHIGIACHDLDATVDFYRRAYGFTDAHIEVNEEQGVREAMLKINDAGDGGATYLQLLEPIRDDSPIAKFLAKNGEGVHHIAFGTDKDVQEEADGIAEQGVRVLYDSPRRGSMGSRITFLHPKDCHGVLTELVQAAGQGH, from the coding sequence ATGCTCACCCGGATCGACCACATCGGCATCGCCTGCCACGACCTTGACGCGACCGTCGACTTCTACCGTCGCGCCTACGGCTTCACCGACGCGCACATCGAGGTCAACGAGGAGCAGGGCGTCCGGGAGGCGATGCTCAAGATCAACGACGCGGGCGACGGCGGAGCCACCTACCTGCAACTGCTGGAGCCGATCCGCGACGACTCGCCGATCGCCAAGTTCCTCGCCAAGAACGGCGAGGGTGTGCACCACATCGCGTTCGGCACCGACAAGGACGTGCAGGAGGAGGCCGACGGCATCGCCGAGCAGGGTGTCCGCGTCCTGTACGACTCCCCGCGCCGCGGGTCCATGGGCTCGCGCATCACGTTCCTCCACCCGAAGGACTGCCACGGGGTGCTCACCGAGCTCGTCCAGGCGGCCGGCCAGGGGCACTGA